The genomic DNA ATTGCGAAATCAGAGCAGGAAATTAAACAGTTAGACGGTAAAATAGCGGACATTAACAAAATCAAAGCAGAAACAGCTGTTGTTAAAGATCAAACAGATTCTTTAGTAACTGTATTTAATCGGATTCGTCCTTGGTCAGCAATGTTAAAGGAATTTCGTGAACGCATTCCTGCTAATGTCCAAGTGGAAAATATCAAGCAAATTCCACCAGAACTTCCCTCAAAATCAGGTCAAGCAAAACCGCAAACTCCTACTAATGATGGTTCTATTCCAGCTGGTTCACTAGAAATTACTGGTTATGCCCGCTCTTTTACTGATGTCAATGACTTCTTGTTAAGTATGGGACAATCTAAGTTATTAGATGCCTCAAAAAGCAGAATTAGTACAGCGGAGTTGGTAGATGCACCACCCATAACTGGCGCTATCCCACCAGACAATTCAGCCAAATCCAAAGTAAAAATTAAACCACCTCAAGTGGTTAAATACACTATTAAAGCTACTCTAAGTAGTGTACCCGCATCCGAATTAATCAGTGAGTTAGAAAATAAAGGCACAGTCGGATTAGTTAACAGAATTCGTAGCCTTCAGAAAACAGGAGCATTACCACAATGACATTAAGTGATGATTTAAGTTTTTCTAAAAGTGGTGCTGGCTTTGATGATTTTTCATCATCCTATCCCGTTGTCTTTGGTATCACTTTTACACCACAAGTTATTGGCGGGGTAGTTGGTGGCTTAGGTTTCCTCGGTGCTGTCTATATGATCCTCAACTTAGGTATGCCAGCTTGGGAAAAGTTCCAAGGATTACAAACCAAAAGCAAAGACTTACAAAGTCAAGTAGAGCAAAAAACCAATCAAGCTAACCAAGCTAATAAAGTAAAAGCAGACTTGGCTCAGTCAAAACAATTGCAAACACAAGTTTTAGGCTTGTTTGCTAACGAGAAAAGTTTAGATACTCTGCTACTGGATACCAGCAGCCTAATAAATACCAGTAACTCTGAAGCTAGAGTTATTAGTGGTATCAAAGCTCAACTCAAAAAATTCGCCCCAGAAGGAGATGAACCAGAAATAATTGAAGATGGTAGTCTGGGTGAAAAAGTTAACAACAAACTCAAACGCCAGATTATCAAAGTAGAAATTGAAGGCAAATTTGAGCAAATGCAGTTAATCATGGCTAACATCGAGCGATTGCAGCCTTTATTACTGGTAGAAAACTATAACTCACAACTCATAGAACCAGAAGTAGACAACACAGACAGAGACAGACCACCAGTCAGAAGTGAACCTGGTAAAATTTTAACTTCTTTTGATTTAGTGGCATTAATGCCATTAACAGAAGCAGAAACTGCCAAAATAGCCGCAGAAGAAGCAGCTAAAAACGCTACTGCTAAAAAATAACCATTAAAAAATCTGAATCCTAACTTGTGAATAAAATGTCAATTCCGGACAACACCAGTTAGTTTTTAAGCCTTGGTTAACACGTAGATATACAGACTGAATTTTATTTAATTTAAGGTGAGGAGTGAACTGTGAAACAAGTTCATAGTAACGTTTTATTTTCCAGTGCCGCTGCTTGTGTTCTCTTAGCAGCACAGCCCGCTTTTGCCCAAGTTACTCAAATTACAGAAGTGAAACTAAGCCCTACTGATGGGGGAATTAGTGTCATGTTAAAGACTTCTGCTGGTAACAAACCCCAGGTTTTCACGACAAAAAGAGATAAGGCATTAGTTGCAGATATTATAAATACCCAACTACGTTTACCCAAAGGTCAGAGTTTCCGCCAAGAAAACCCAGCCCCAGGTATAGCATTGGTAGAAGTTAATCAACTAGATGCCAATAGTGTGCGGGTGAAAGTAACAGGTATTAGTGAAGCGCCCAGTAATCAGCCAGTTATCCGCAAAGATAACAATTTGACTCTCGGTTTCATGGCCAGTGGAGATGTCACCGCATCTACCAGCACCACCCAAAACACCAACAATACAGCATCACTACCAGCAACCACTATCACTACTCCTGGTCAACCCGCTGGTAAGGTAGATGTCCTCGTACCCAACCCAGAAATATCTATTAATGGTCAAGCGGCCAAACCAGCAGGCCCAAATCAAACTTATAACGTTGCTCCCCCATTTTTACCCAGAGCAGTTGCACCACCAGTTGGAGATATTACAGTATCTAACACAGATACTTCTCCCACGGATATTGATTTAGGAACGCAGGAACGAGTTCCCCGCTTGGTACTAAGAGAAGCTCCTGTGCGGGAAGTTTTATCACTTTTAGCTCGCGCTGCTGGTTTAAACTTGGCTTATGTTGGGACAGAGGCAAATAAACCTGCTACTGGAACTCAACCAGGTGCAGCAGCTACCAGTAGTCAAACAATATCTTTAGATATAGAAAATGAACCAGTGCAGGACGTTTTTAACTACGTTTTGCGCTTGAGTGGCTTGCAAGCTAACCGCAGTGGGAGAACAATTTTTGTCGGTGCTAACCTGCCTAATTCCACCCGTGATAAAACCATGCGGAGTTTGCGACTCAATCAGGTGTCAGTGCAAGCAGCTTTAGACTTTTTGGTGACTTTGGGTGCTGAAAGTGCGGTTAGCCGTGAACGACTCGTGACCAGTGTTAGTGCTGTACCTATAGGTGGAGCGCAAGACGCAGTAACTAACACTCAGACCACTACAGAAACCAAAATTGAAGTGCAAAGAGTTGATTATAAAGACTCAGTGCCTTTACTCAGGGGTTTACAAGCTTCAGGGGATGAGCGGACAAATTCTGTCACCTTGGTTGGTGATCCCAAGACAGTAGAAATGGCTGTATCACAGTTAACACAGTTAGATGTCCGTCGTCGTCAGGTTGTGGTGAACTTGAAGATTATTGATGTGAACCTGACCGGTATTCAAGACTACAAAGCTAGTTTTTCCTTTGGTTTGGGTGATAGTTTCTTTGTGAGTGATGGTGGTGCAGCAGCATTTAACTATGGTCGGGTGAATCCACCTAGTCAGCAAAATACAGTTAATAGTGTATTATCACCAACTATCATTGGTACTCAAGGAACAGATCCAACCGGACCCTATGTAACACCGGAAGGTGTAGAGGCTCAACCATTTCTGGATTATCAAACAAATGCTCCGTTTGGAAGCAATAATGATATTGATCCCAGATTTAATCCTGATTTCCTCCGTGGTTCACCAAATAACTCCTATTATGCAAGACCTGGTTTTGGTACAACTAATAATCCTCTGTTACCTGGTATTACACAGGTTCAAGATGGACGAGTTACTTATGAAGTCCCTCAACTATTCCAATATCCCAGACGCTTCCTAGCGAGTTTGCAAACTCAGGTTACAAATGGTAATGCTAAGATTCTGACTGACCCCACTCTGATTGTCCAAGAAGGACAAGATGCACAGGTGAAGTTAACTTCAGAGGTTTATGGTGGTATCAGAGTTACTCCAGATTTACGAGAACCAATTATTAAAGAAGCTGGTTTAACCCTAGCCGTGAGAGTGGAAAGGGTTGATGATAATGGTTTTGTATCCTTGTCTGTTGCTCCCACAGTCGCTGGTATTGGTGGTGCTGCGGCAACTCCTGATGGTACTATTACCTTATTGGCTGCGAGAACTCTTGAATCGGGTTTAATTCGCTTACGAGATGGTCAGACTCTGATTTTATCAGGTATTATTCAAGATTCAGACCGGACAACAGTGACTAAACTACCTATTTTGGGTGATATTCCTTTGCTGGGTTCGCTGTTTAGAACCACAAACAGAGAGAATGAACGTAGAGAAGTAATTGTGTTACTCACACCCCAAGTATTAGATGACTCTCAGCGTTCTGCCTATGGTTATAACTAT from Okeanomitos corallinicola TIOX110 includes the following:
- a CDS encoding PilN domain-containing protein — translated: MYSLDINFLKDRSPTEVGTQPTSPPINLRDYIPVGIGLGAGLILPALSLLGLWFIEGQNSNLEQQIAKSEQEIKQLDGKIADINKIKAETAVVKDQTDSLVTVFNRIRPWSAMLKEFRERIPANVQVENIKQIPPELPSKSGQAKPQTPTNDGSIPAGSLEITGYARSFTDVNDFLLSMGQSKLLDASKSRISTAELVDAPPITGAIPPDNSAKSKVKIKPPQVVKYTIKATLSSVPASELISELENKGTVGLVNRIRSLQKTGALPQ
- a CDS encoding pilus assembly protein PilO, with the protein product MTLSDDLSFSKSGAGFDDFSSSYPVVFGITFTPQVIGGVVGGLGFLGAVYMILNLGMPAWEKFQGLQTKSKDLQSQVEQKTNQANQANKVKADLAQSKQLQTQVLGLFANEKSLDTLLLDTSSLINTSNSEARVISGIKAQLKKFAPEGDEPEIIEDGSLGEKVNNKLKRQIIKVEIEGKFEQMQLIMANIERLQPLLLVENYNSQLIEPEVDNTDRDRPPVRSEPGKILTSFDLVALMPLTEAETAKIAAEEAAKNATAKK
- a CDS encoding AMIN domain-containing protein, giving the protein MKQVHSNVLFSSAAACVLLAAQPAFAQVTQITEVKLSPTDGGISVMLKTSAGNKPQVFTTKRDKALVADIINTQLRLPKGQSFRQENPAPGIALVEVNQLDANSVRVKVTGISEAPSNQPVIRKDNNLTLGFMASGDVTASTSTTQNTNNTASLPATTITTPGQPAGKVDVLVPNPEISINGQAAKPAGPNQTYNVAPPFLPRAVAPPVGDITVSNTDTSPTDIDLGTQERVPRLVLREAPVREVLSLLARAAGLNLAYVGTEANKPATGTQPGAAATSSQTISLDIENEPVQDVFNYVLRLSGLQANRSGRTIFVGANLPNSTRDKTMRSLRLNQVSVQAALDFLVTLGAESAVSRERLVTSVSAVPIGGAQDAVTNTQTTTETKIEVQRVDYKDSVPLLRGLQASGDERTNSVTLVGDPKTVEMAVSQLTQLDVRRRQVVVNLKIIDVNLTGIQDYKASFSFGLGDSFFVSDGGAAAFNYGRVNPPSQQNTVNSVLSPTIIGTQGTDPTGPYVTPEGVEAQPFLDYQTNAPFGSNNDIDPRFNPDFLRGSPNNSYYARPGFGTTNNPLLPGITQVQDGRVTYEVPQLFQYPRRFLASLQTQVTNGNAKILTDPTLIVQEGQDAQVKLTSEVYGGIRVTPDLREPIIKEAGLTLAVRVERVDDNGFVSLSVAPTVAGIGGAAATPDGTITLLAARTLESGLIRLRDGQTLILSGIIQDSDRTTVTKLPILGDIPLLGSLFRTTNRENERREVIVLLTPQVLDDSQRSAYGYNYSPSPQVRDVLERRGTQLPGSRR